The Acetomicrobium flavidum genome window below encodes:
- the mreB gene encoding rod shape-determining protein, translated as MFRFLSGLFAQDIGIDLGTANVVVYLKGKGIVVDEPSVVAYRKSSNARDEIIAIGRRAKEMIGKTPQSIVTLRPLKHGVIADFDVTEAMLQHYIRKINGDRRILARPRVVVSVPACVTEVERKAVIDACLGGGAREAYIIEEPLAAALGAGLPIHEPKGTMIINIGGGTTEVAVLSLGGIVESSSLRVAGDDIDEAIIELLRQNFKMCIGEAMAEEIKISVGSVCALDEELSIEVKGRDLSNGLPKTLTITSSDVRVALEPLIKRMEETVRDTLERTSPELVRDIVERGIILTGGGALLKGLPKRLSASLNIPVMCAEQPLYVVAMGIGKVLDELEKMKRALISI; from the coding sequence TTGTTTAGGTTTTTATCGGGATTATTTGCTCAAGATATAGGCATAGATCTTGGGACTGCCAATGTGGTCGTATACCTTAAGGGCAAGGGCATCGTGGTAGATGAGCCCTCGGTGGTGGCCTACCGAAAGTCATCGAACGCTAGAGATGAGATAATAGCCATCGGAAGGCGAGCCAAGGAAATGATAGGCAAGACGCCTCAAAGCATAGTTACCTTAAGGCCATTGAAGCATGGTGTGATCGCCGACTTCGATGTGACTGAAGCGATGCTTCAGCATTACATAAGAAAGATAAATGGCGATAGACGCATCCTTGCACGTCCGAGGGTCGTAGTAAGCGTTCCGGCATGTGTGACGGAGGTGGAAAGGAAAGCGGTGATAGATGCCTGCCTGGGTGGGGGAGCCAGAGAAGCCTACATCATAGAAGAGCCCCTGGCTGCAGCCCTTGGTGCGGGCCTTCCCATACATGAACCCAAGGGGACCATGATCATAAACATCGGAGGCGGCACAACCGAGGTAGCTGTTTTGTCTTTGGGGGGAATAGTGGAAAGCTCATCCTTGCGAGTGGCAGGTGACGATATAGACGAGGCCATCATTGAGCTGTTGCGACAGAACTTCAAGATGTGCATTGGCGAGGCCATGGCCGAAGAGATAAAGATATCTGTGGGATCAGTATGCGCTTTGGATGAAGAGCTGTCCATAGAGGTCAAGGGGCGTGATTTAAGCAACGGGTTGCCCAAGACCTTGACCATTACGTCCTCCGATGTAAGGGTTGCTCTGGAGCCCCTTATTAAGAGAATGGAAGAGACGGTGCGCGATACATTGGAGCGCACCTCCCCTGAGCTTGTCCGAGATATTGTCGAGCGAGGGATAATATTGACAGGAGGGGGAGCGTTGTTAAAGGGCTTGCCCAAGAGGTTGTCTGCATCTTTGAATATCCCAGTCATGTGTGCCGAGCAACCGCTTTACGTCGTCGCGATGGGCATCGGGAAGGTATTGGATGAGCTTGAGAAGATGAAGCGGGCCTTGATATCCATTTAG
- the mrdA gene encoding penicillin-binding protein 2 — protein sequence MKRIDLPIVIDRRLLRWMYFLFGIFALLGVALFIFQVLHGDNYIRLATDNRLRIIRRAAQRGTIYDANGIPLAVSIRTFSIQGYPLAMQSDETIARVSFFLRKHGIMRSPEELNEILKGGYTVPYRSVTLVNNLTLAQMSSIVADPDFPQELVPVSQWRRVYPAGSVAAHVVGYTGSINKDELKKYGGEGYQGGDEIGKAGVEIKFEEILRGQPGGEAIEVDARGRLVRKLDRKKPVPGEDIELTIDLMAQQKAASLLEGKRGAIVVMDVSNGDVVALYSSPSYDPNPLSWGLRDFEWKALTEDSTYPMMNRAIGGLYAPASTFKIVAAVAGLSEGVISPNTTFFCPGYLEVGNRTFRCVRRHGTENIVGALRDSCNVFFFQVGLKLGIDTLSKWAYRLGFGRITGISLPGESAGNLAGRKWKKAVWGESWYLGDTANYVIGQGFVQATPMQIARAYAAVANGGFLPRPRLSKGEPILGERIPVNEKVLSVVRQGLEQVVKSGTGRAAGAYGVKVAGKTGTAQTSRYKNDALFVGYAPADSPKYVAVVLLEEGESGGKRVAPLAGEMLAFLLKEKGE from the coding sequence TTGAAGCGCATTGATCTTCCCATAGTTATTGATAGGCGTTTACTGCGATGGATGTATTTTCTCTTCGGGATATTTGCTTTGCTTGGCGTCGCTTTGTTCATATTTCAGGTATTGCATGGCGATAACTATATTAGGCTAGCCACGGATAACAGATTGAGGATCATCAGGCGTGCCGCGCAGAGGGGGACCATTTATGATGCCAACGGGATTCCTTTGGCCGTAAGCATAAGGACCTTTTCAATCCAAGGCTATCCCCTTGCCATGCAAAGCGACGAGACTATCGCAAGGGTTTCTTTTTTCTTAAGGAAACACGGCATCATGAGATCGCCCGAAGAACTGAATGAGATATTGAAAGGAGGATACACCGTTCCATACCGGTCGGTGACTTTGGTCAACAATTTGACGTTGGCTCAAATGTCTTCCATCGTTGCCGACCCCGATTTTCCCCAGGAATTGGTGCCAGTTTCACAGTGGCGTCGCGTCTATCCTGCCGGAAGCGTTGCCGCGCACGTGGTGGGATATACGGGAAGCATCAATAAAGATGAATTGAAAAAATATGGTGGCGAAGGCTATCAGGGCGGAGACGAGATCGGCAAAGCCGGGGTTGAGATAAAATTTGAGGAAATACTGCGGGGACAGCCTGGGGGCGAGGCAATAGAGGTTGATGCCAGAGGCAGGCTGGTGCGGAAACTGGACCGCAAAAAGCCTGTACCGGGCGAAGATATAGAACTTACGATCGACCTGATGGCCCAGCAAAAGGCTGCATCTTTGCTGGAGGGAAAGCGCGGTGCTATCGTGGTGATGGATGTAAGCAATGGCGATGTAGTGGCGCTTTACTCTTCGCCATCTTACGATCCGAACCCCTTGAGTTGGGGCCTGAGGGATTTCGAGTGGAAGGCCTTGACCGAAGACTCGACTTATCCCATGATGAACAGGGCTATAGGTGGGTTGTATGCGCCGGCCTCCACCTTCAAGATCGTTGCGGCGGTTGCCGGGTTATCCGAAGGAGTAATATCGCCCAATACGACCTTTTTTTGTCCCGGATATCTGGAGGTGGGCAACAGGACGTTTCGCTGCGTAAGGCGGCATGGTACCGAAAACATTGTGGGTGCCTTGAGGGATTCCTGCAATGTGTTTTTCTTCCAAGTGGGGTTAAAGCTGGGAATCGACACGTTGTCCAAGTGGGCATACCGGCTTGGATTCGGCAGGATTACGGGGATTTCCCTCCCCGGAGAATCTGCCGGGAACCTGGCAGGGCGCAAGTGGAAAAAGGCTGTCTGGGGAGAATCGTGGTATCTTGGCGATACTGCCAATTACGTCATAGGCCAAGGATTTGTGCAGGCTACTCCTATGCAGATAGCAAGAGCTTACGCTGCAGTGGCAAACGGTGGTTTCCTTCCGAGGCCAAGGCTTTCCAAGGGCGAGCCCATTTTGGGTGAGCGCATCCCAGTGAACGAAAAAGTCTTGAGCGTGGTAAGGCAGGGCTTGGAACAGGTCGTTAAGTCAGGTACGGGACGAGCAGCGGGAGCATACGGCGTCAAAGTGGCAGGAAAGACAGGTACAGCTCAAACATCAAGGTACAAAAATGATGCTTTATTCGTCGGCTATGCCCCGGCCGACTCTCCTAAATACGTAGCCGTGGTGCTGCTTGAAGAAGGAGAGTCGGGGGGTAAAAGGGTTGCCCCCTTGGCGGGGGAGATGTTGGCCTTTTTGCTTAAGGAAAAAGGGGAGTGA
- the dtd gene encoding D-aminoacyl-tRNA deacylase: MRVVLQKVLWAKVEVDGEVVGEIGPGLCLLVGVSRDDTLEDVKYMANKIPNLRVFPDDEEKLNLSLLDVKGSILAVSQFTLFGDCSKGRRPSFLGAASPELALELFKKFLDELKKTGLKVQTGRFQTHMKLSLCNDGPVTLILDSKEVLNK; encoded by the coding sequence ATGAGAGTTGTACTGCAGAAAGTGCTCTGGGCTAAGGTTGAGGTTGATGGCGAGGTGGTCGGCGAGATAGGCCCCGGACTTTGCCTTTTGGTTGGAGTATCGCGTGATGACACCCTTGAGGATGTAAAATATATGGCGAACAAAATACCCAACTTGAGAGTCTTTCCCGATGATGAGGAAAAGTTAAACCTCTCCCTGCTCGATGTGAAGGGCTCAATCTTGGCTGTATCTCAGTTCACGCTTTTTGGTGATTGCAGCAAAGGCAGAAGGCCTTCTTTTTTGGGTGCTGCTTCGCCAGAGCTGGCCCTTGAACTTTTCAAAAAATTTCTGGATGAATTGAAGAAAACGGGATTGAAGGTGCAGACGGGGCGATTTCAAACCCACATGAAGCTGAGCTTATGCAACGATGGGCCTGTTACTTTGATACTAGATAGTAAAGAGGTGCTGAATAAATGA
- the mreC gene encoding rod shape-determining protein MreC, translating into MRGRKFSEFWQLGIALIAFSVLLMATIGYNSEFDLKARDGFYRAVRYLELPAVVLKDVAGGVLLLSEEKRSLLETIDSLQRENIALRVQLNNLQSLKELNDPGTPIAFKAGVNTLKARIIYRHPGWWWRYISVDRGGADGVKRGMPVLSGKYVVGRVFLAEDRTSIVELITSPDLRMPVVVEETRDIGVLSGNGKGKMVLSYMPKDVPLQQGMKVVSAFAMDNFLPGLLVGTVEGIQEESNEDDFRSYDIKPSADLSQLRSVTILEVM; encoded by the coding sequence ATGAGAGGCAGGAAGTTTTCCGAGTTTTGGCAACTGGGGATCGCTCTTATTGCGTTTTCCGTGTTGTTGATGGCCACAATCGGATACAATTCCGAATTCGATTTAAAGGCAAGGGACGGCTTTTATCGAGCGGTGAGGTATTTGGAACTTCCTGCAGTTGTATTGAAGGACGTAGCGGGAGGCGTGCTTCTGTTAAGCGAGGAGAAGAGATCGCTTCTTGAGACTATAGACTCCCTTCAAAGGGAAAATATAGCCCTAAGGGTGCAGTTAAATAACTTGCAGTCGCTTAAGGAATTAAACGATCCCGGGACGCCTATCGCGTTTAAGGCAGGGGTGAACACCTTAAAGGCAAGGATCATCTATCGTCATCCGGGCTGGTGGTGGAGGTATATTTCCGTGGACAGAGGGGGCGCCGACGGCGTAAAGCGCGGGATGCCCGTTTTAAGCGGCAAATATGTAGTTGGAAGGGTCTTTCTGGCCGAGGACAGGACATCCATAGTAGAGTTAATAACCTCTCCCGATTTGAGGATGCCCGTGGTGGTGGAGGAAACCAGGGATATAGGTGTCCTTTCCGGAAATGGCAAGGGGAAAATGGTCCTGTCTTATATGCCCAAGGATGTACCGCTGCAACAGGGCATGAAGGTGGTTTCCGCCTTTGCCATGGATAACTTTCTCCCCGGATTGCTCGTCGGAACCGTAGAAGGGATCCAGGAGGAATCTAATGAAGATGATTTCAGGTCTTACGATATAAAACCCAGTGCCGACCTTTCTCAGCTAAGAAGCGTTACCATTCTGGAGGTAATGTAG
- the mreD gene encoding rod shape-determining protein MreD, which yields MYPLWLIAAAWWMVQDILQVFATPVAVVPDIYILMLGMSLIEERRSNISLLIAAFVGGLLWDMRWGSPLGFTALSYVGSLVAIKALWRIISKAARTPAMAIVLVFGTHLCSSAIGLTLYEDSTSLLSVPFMVKQIGALLLCFLMRAYLLRGVTD from the coding sequence GTGTATCCCTTATGGCTGATAGCAGCCGCATGGTGGATGGTTCAAGATATACTGCAGGTGTTTGCCACTCCCGTAGCCGTTGTCCCCGATATCTATATCTTGATGTTGGGGATGTCCTTGATCGAGGAAAGGCGGAGCAATATATCCCTGTTGATCGCAGCCTTCGTTGGCGGGCTTCTGTGGGATATGCGATGGGGATCTCCCTTGGGTTTCACGGCCCTGTCGTACGTAGGCTCTTTGGTCGCGATTAAGGCTTTATGGAGGATCATATCCAAGGCTGCACGGACGCCCGCCATGGCGATTGTGCTTGTCTTTGGAACACATCTTTGTTCTTCTGCCATTGGATTAACGCTTTATGAAGATTCGACGTCCCTGCTAAGCGTTCCCTTCATGGTAAAACAGATAGGGGCATTGTTGCTGTGCTTCCTAATGCGTGCCTACCTGTTGCGCGGGGTGACTGATTGA
- a CDS encoding MBL fold metallo-hydrolase codes for MKIHRFPLGSLFANGYLVYDESHKAFFVDPGGDPDDVIAAIEGNSLQLEWILLTHGHADHVGGVNALAERFNCSVAIHKDDAGMLIDPSKNLSIFTGDVVKVDHEVKLLSDGDEIKVGDLLVRVIHTPGHTPGSVCFLVIHGKEMALFSGDTLFALSVGRTDLPGGDFDALEASLKKLEGLPDDLRVLPGHGPETILGRERQNNPFWPRKER; via the coding sequence ATGAAGATCCATAGATTTCCCTTAGGTTCGCTGTTTGCAAACGGATATTTGGTATATGATGAATCGCACAAGGCCTTTTTCGTGGATCCGGGAGGAGACCCCGACGATGTAATAGCTGCCATCGAAGGAAACTCCTTGCAGCTTGAATGGATCCTTCTGACCCACGGGCACGCTGATCATGTGGGAGGGGTGAACGCTTTAGCTGAACGCTTCAATTGTTCCGTGGCCATACATAAAGACGATGCCGGAATGCTGATTGACCCCTCAAAAAACCTTTCTATATTTACGGGAGATGTCGTCAAGGTGGACCATGAGGTCAAGTTGCTCTCAGACGGAGACGAGATAAAGGTTGGCGACCTTTTGGTGCGCGTCATACACACGCCTGGACATACACCTGGGTCAGTTTGCTTCCTCGTGATCCATGGCAAAGAAATGGCCCTTTTTTCGGGAGATACCTTATTCGCTTTAAGCGTGGGCAGGACCGATTTGCCGGGTGGAGATTTTGATGCCTTGGAGGCTTCGCTAAAGAAGCTTGAGGGCTTGCCCGACGATTTAAGGGTCCTGCCTGGGCACGGACCTGAGACGATCTTGGGAAGGGAGCGTCAAAATAATCCATTTTGGCCAAGGAAAGAACGGTGA